A portion of the Mesobacillus sp. AQ2 genome contains these proteins:
- the selB gene encoding selenocysteine-specific translation elongation factor codes for MSKRYFTIGMAGHIDHGKTSLTKALTNVDTDRLKEEKERQISIELGFAPLYEDEELQISVVDVPGHERFIRQMIAGVAGIDLVVLVVAADEGVMPQTREHLDILGFLGIRSGIIAITKIDRVEEDFIELVKDDILGELKGTVFENAPFMMVDSLSKKGIIELKELIIGTLKEQEMRDVKGAFRLPIDQVFSVKGQGTVVRGTVYEGTVEEGQQLKVLPSGHEVRARQLQVHHQPAKKAFAGQRAAINLSGVSRDELERGEVLVSSEHFIVTNTIDVAIRVVEDLDHLVKQRTPIKCHIGTAEVMGRIVFFDRNELKEENGEILCQLRLDEKIVTKRGDRFIVRRPSPQETIGGGWVIDPRGNKYRFGQQTIEELEKKKAGTPIERMNAALYEAKSLTVEELIKRTALDEGSILSNLKDDQFVKVSNKEYALTSIIDLIEEDIMDRLEDYHEESPMRPGMNKAELLQTLQKSFSKTLLEFIIENGISKGLFMRKEQYISLAAFVPHVPKNWEKRTENLINELKKDGLKVAYLHDYIKNAGIPDSISFELKRFLEDQEVIVMLDDQYAWYGEHFADAVSKLKEQTGDEFEVSQAKEAVELSRKYMIPFLERLDALGYTRRIENKRVWRKS; via the coding sequence TTGAGCAAGAGGTATTTTACCATCGGGATGGCAGGTCATATTGATCACGGGAAAACGTCGTTGACCAAGGCGTTGACAAATGTGGACACTGACCGCCTGAAAGAAGAAAAAGAACGGCAAATTTCGATTGAACTGGGCTTTGCGCCACTATATGAAGATGAAGAACTGCAAATTTCGGTGGTGGACGTACCGGGACATGAGCGCTTTATCCGCCAGATGATCGCCGGTGTAGCTGGGATTGATCTTGTCGTTCTTGTTGTCGCTGCCGATGAAGGGGTCATGCCGCAAACTCGTGAGCATCTGGACATTCTTGGATTTCTGGGGATTCGTTCAGGAATTATTGCAATCACAAAGATTGACAGGGTGGAAGAGGATTTCATCGAACTTGTGAAAGACGACATTCTTGGCGAGCTTAAAGGGACCGTTTTTGAAAATGCACCTTTTATGATGGTCGATAGCCTATCTAAAAAAGGAATCATCGAACTGAAAGAACTGATTATTGGTACGCTGAAAGAACAGGAAATGCGTGATGTAAAGGGAGCTTTCCGTCTGCCCATCGACCAGGTATTTTCGGTAAAAGGCCAGGGCACCGTTGTCAGAGGCACTGTTTACGAGGGGACGGTTGAAGAAGGGCAGCAATTAAAAGTCTTGCCATCAGGGCATGAAGTAAGGGCACGACAGCTTCAGGTACATCATCAGCCTGCCAAAAAAGCGTTCGCGGGTCAGCGGGCTGCCATTAATCTTTCAGGGGTATCGAGGGACGAGCTTGAACGGGGTGAGGTGCTGGTTTCTTCTGAGCATTTTATCGTTACCAATACAATTGACGTCGCAATCAGAGTCGTTGAGGACCTTGACCACCTGGTAAAACAAAGGACGCCAATAAAGTGCCATATCGGTACGGCCGAAGTAATGGGACGGATTGTCTTTTTTGACAGAAACGAACTAAAAGAAGAGAATGGGGAGATTCTTTGCCAGCTGCGCCTTGATGAAAAAATCGTCACTAAACGAGGAGACCGGTTCATTGTTCGCAGGCCAAGTCCGCAGGAGACAATTGGTGGCGGTTGGGTAATCGACCCACGTGGAAACAAGTATCGATTTGGACAGCAGACAATTGAGGAGTTGGAAAAAAAGAAAGCTGGAACACCGATTGAAAGAATGAACGCTGCCTTATATGAAGCAAAAAGCCTGACGGTCGAAGAGCTGATTAAGCGGACAGCGCTTGATGAGGGATCTATTTTATCCAATCTAAAAGATGACCAGTTTGTCAAAGTATCAAATAAAGAATATGCCCTGACATCAATCATTGACCTTATCGAAGAAGATATCATGGATCGATTGGAAGATTATCACGAGGAAAGCCCAATGCGTCCTGGCATGAATAAAGCTGAATTGTTGCAAACACTGCAAAAATCTTTTTCTAAAACGTTGCTGGAATTCATAATCGAAAATGGAATCAGCAAGGGGTTATTCATGAGAAAAGAACAATATATCTCGCTTGCAGCATTTGTTCCGCATGTCCCGAAAAACTGGGAAAAACGGACAGAGAATCTGATCAACGAGCTGAAGAAAGACGGCTTAAAGGTTGCTTATTTGCATGACTATATTAAAAATGCAGGCATACCTGACTCTATCTCCTTTGAACTAAAACGCTTCCTCGAAGACCAGGAAGTTATTGTTATGCTGGATGACCAATACGCCTGGTATGGAGAACATTTTGCTGATGCAGTGAGTAAGCTGAAAGAGCAAACGGGAGATGAATTTGAAGTCTCACAGGCAAAAGAAGCAGTGGAGTTATCACGTAAGTATATGATTCCATTCCTTGAACGTCTCGATGCACTTGGATACACGAGAAGGATCGAGAACAAAAGGGTTTGGAGAAAAAGTTAA
- the hutG gene encoding formimidoylglutamase: MEFSYLQPGRQAVFKDNFVTKVNECLASYTDGAIGEIGLIGLPFSKTSISLSQASDAPKSIRACLSTFSTFSGERDQDYKNIKVLDFGDVQVHPTDMEESIERLRISVGEMLARNACNRYILLGGDHGVSYPSIRAFSEQYGEIGVLQWDAHHDVRNLEDGGRTNGTPFRSLIEGGHLKGENLVQIGIRDYANAKVYHDYAKDKGITVYTMEDVEISGIVPIIKKELDRLSKIVDIIYLSVDMDVVDQAFAPGCPAIGPGGITSRELLTSISAAATHPKVKAMDIVEIDPSKDFRDITSRLAAAAMLRFMFNQ, from the coding sequence GTGGAGTTCAGCTATCTTCAGCCAGGTAGGCAGGCAGTATTCAAGGACAATTTTGTCACCAAGGTCAATGAGTGTCTTGCATCCTATACAGACGGAGCTATAGGGGAGATTGGGTTGATCGGTCTTCCGTTCTCAAAAACTTCTATTTCTTTGTCACAGGCATCGGATGCGCCTAAATCTATAAGGGCATGCCTTAGTACATTCTCTACTTTTTCAGGGGAAAGAGACCAAGATTATAAGAATATTAAGGTCCTTGACTTTGGTGATGTGCAGGTGCATCCAACTGACATGGAGGAATCCATTGAAAGACTCCGTATAAGCGTCGGAGAAATGCTTGCAAGGAATGCCTGTAACAGGTATATCTTGCTCGGTGGGGACCATGGAGTCAGCTACCCTTCGATCCGTGCATTCAGTGAGCAATATGGTGAGATAGGTGTCCTCCAATGGGATGCACACCATGATGTCAGAAATCTGGAGGATGGCGGACGGACAAATGGCACTCCATTCCGCAGTCTCATTGAAGGAGGTCACCTTAAAGGTGAGAATCTTGTCCAGATAGGAATCCGTGATTATGCGAATGCCAAAGTCTATCATGATTATGCGAAGGATAAAGGGATTACCGTTTATACAATGGAAGATGTTGAGATTTCAGGCATAGTACCTATTATAAAAAAGGAACTGGACAGATTATCTAAAATAGTAGATATAATCTATTTATCGGTCGATATGGATGTCGTGGACCAGGCATTTGCACCAGGATGCCCGGCAATCGGTCCGGGAGGCATAACCAGCAGGGAACTGCTTACCAGCATTTCCGCTGCAGCCACTCATCCAAAAGTGAAAGCAATGGATATCGTAGAAATAGATCCTTCTAAAGATTTCCGTGATATCACAAGCCGACTTGCGGCTGCCGCCATGCTTCGTTTTATGTTTAATCAATGA